A stretch of Spirochaetota bacterium DNA encodes these proteins:
- a CDS encoding DUF4416 family protein codes for MSSLNAPPNAVAVIALMWRDDAVMKAVRRSMVHRLGAIASEISYPFSHSSYYDAEMGAGLTKSLWAFAKPVARERIVDMKRYAVKLEKKYSVDGKRRVNIDPGLLTPENFILGTGKNFTHRIYLGRGVFADLTLTYRKGEGYCALPWTYRDYMTDEVRAFLENVRNAMGNG; via the coding sequence GTGAGCTCATTGAACGCGCCGCCGAACGCTGTCGCTGTCATTGCGCTCATGTGGCGGGACGATGCTGTCATGAAAGCGGTCCGGCGTTCGATGGTGCATAGGCTCGGCGCGATAGCGTCGGAGATCTCGTATCCGTTTTCTCATTCGAGCTATTACGATGCCGAGATGGGCGCGGGACTGACGAAATCGCTCTGGGCGTTCGCGAAGCCGGTAGCGCGCGAGCGTATCGTGGATATGAAGCGATATGCGGTGAAACTCGAAAAGAAATATTCTGTTGACGGGAAACGACGAGTGAACATCGACCCGGGGCTCCTGACACCGGAGAATTTCATCCTCGGGACGGGGAAGAATTTCACGCATCGCATCTATCTCGGACGCGGGGTGTTCGCCGATCTGACGCTCACGTATCGCAAGGGCGAGGGGTATTGCGCGCTTCCGTGGACATATCGGGATTATATGACGGATGAGGTGCGGGCGTTCTTGGAGAATGTGAGGAATGCAATGGGGAATGGATAA
- a CDS encoding ATP-dependent Clp protease ATP-binding subunit produces MFQFHLTMRAKKVLEFHAQEEAKRLNHDMVTPEHVLLGLIREGEGLAARVLMKLKLDTEKLRVDLESHLTSLSTNTKILGNVPSSQRVQRVISRAADEARALGHNYIGTEHLLLGLMREGQNTAFNVLTNMGLDIDMLRQEIMKMLGLGKVREEDAAGVEGKKDRTPALDQFSRDLTKLARENVLDKVVGRDTEVNRVVQILSRRKKNNPVLIGEPGVGKSAIVEGLAQRIVEGDVPDILLNKRVLVLDLASVVAGTKYRGEFEERLKNVMAEIRRSSNVIIFIDELHTIIGAGGAEGAMDAANMLKPALARGELQCVGATTLNEYKKYIEKDTALVRRFQPIIVTEPSVDDTIAILEGIRSRYEQHHKVKYSDEAIRQAAILSKRYIVERYLPDKAIDLIDESGARARLINTTRPKDFKAFEKEIEELAKKKEKLVARQKYEEAAQVRDDIKKRREEFTKAEEDWRSSREKLETIVDVEDIKRVVSEMTGIPLRKISDSETEKLMQMEAELHKKIIGQEEAITAVSRAIRRTRAGLKSHNRPMGSFIFLGPTGVGKTALAKVLADFMFGDADALIRIDMSEFMEKHAVSRLIGAPPGYVGYDEGGDLTEKIRRRPYSVVLFDEIEKAHPDIFNILLQVLEEGQLTDNLGHKVDFSNTIIIMTSNVGARDMVKGASFGFSKEDAVRSFADIKNIAMDEVKQVFNPEFLNRVDEVVVFHALEREHIKMIIDIMLAEISAALTGRSITIGLTDAAKEHIINAGYEKKYGARSLRRTLQRELEDNISSEILRGSIKEGDHIVVGATENALTFETKSATPAPLPSASSSSPTE; encoded by the coding sequence ATGTTCCAATTCCATCTTACCATGCGCGCGAAGAAAGTGCTTGAATTTCATGCGCAGGAAGAGGCGAAACGGCTCAATCACGATATGGTGACGCCGGAACACGTCCTTCTCGGCCTCATACGCGAGGGCGAGGGGCTTGCCGCGCGTGTGCTCATGAAGCTGAAACTCGACACCGAAAAGCTCCGGGTGGACCTCGAGTCGCATCTTACCTCGCTTTCAACGAACACGAAGATACTCGGGAATGTGCCCTCATCGCAGCGCGTACAGCGCGTGATAAGCCGTGCGGCGGATGAAGCTCGCGCGCTCGGGCATAATTATATCGGTACGGAACATCTGCTCTTAGGCCTCATGCGCGAGGGGCAGAATACGGCGTTCAATGTGCTCACCAATATGGGATTGGACATCGACATGCTGCGCCAGGAGATAATGAAGATGCTCGGGCTCGGCAAGGTGCGCGAGGAAGACGCGGCGGGCGTCGAGGGGAAGAAGGACAGAACTCCCGCGCTCGATCAGTTCAGCCGCGATCTCACCAAGCTTGCGCGCGAGAACGTTCTTGACAAGGTCGTCGGCCGCGATACCGAGGTCAATCGCGTCGTGCAGATACTTTCGCGCAGGAAGAAGAACAACCCCGTGCTCATCGGTGAGCCCGGTGTGGGGAAAAGCGCCATCGTCGAGGGCCTCGCGCAGCGCATTGTCGAGGGTGATGTGCCCGATATTCTCCTCAATAAACGCGTGCTCGTGCTCGATCTCGCGTCCGTGGTGGCGGGAACGAAATACCGCGGGGAATTCGAGGAGCGGCTTAAGAACGTGATGGCCGAGATACGGCGTTCATCGAACGTGATAATATTCATCGATGAGCTGCATACGATTATCGGTGCCGGCGGCGCCGAGGGCGCCATGGATGCGGCGAACATGCTGAAGCCCGCGCTTGCACGCGGCGAACTGCAATGCGTGGGCGCAACGACGCTCAATGAGTATAAGAAATATATCGAGAAAGATACGGCCCTCGTACGGCGTTTCCAGCCCATCATCGTCACCGAGCCGTCGGTGGACGATACCATCGCGATACTGGAAGGCATACGATCGCGTTATGAGCAGCATCACAAGGTGAAATATTCGGACGAGGCGATACGTCAGGCGGCGATATTATCCAAGCGGTATATCGTCGAGCGCTATCTTCCGGACAAGGCCATCGACCTCATCGACGAATCGGGGGCGCGCGCGCGTCTCATCAATACGACGCGGCCCAAGGACTTCAAGGCATTCGAGAAGGAGATAGAGGAGCTCGCGAAGAAGAAGGAAAAGCTCGTCGCCAGGCAGAAGTATGAGGAAGCCGCTCAGGTGCGCGACGACATCAAGAAGCGCCGCGAGGAATTCACCAAGGCGGAAGAGGATTGGCGTTCAAGTCGAGAAAAGCTTGAGACGATAGTGGACGTGGAGGATATTAAGCGCGTCGTATCGGAGATGACGGGCATTCCGTTGAGGAAGATATCGGACAGCGAGACGGAAAAGCTCATGCAGATGGAGGCCGAGCTTCACAAGAAGATAATCGGCCAAGAGGAGGCGATAACCGCTGTATCGCGTGCCATACGCCGTACCCGTGCGGGGCTCAAATCGCATAATCGCCCGATGGGCTCGTTCATTTTCCTCGGACCCACCGGCGTCGGCAAGACCGCGCTCGCCAAGGTGCTCGCCGATTTCATGTTCGGCGATGCGGACGCGCTCATACGCATCGACATGAGCGAGTTCATGGAGAAGCATGCGGTGTCGCGTCTCATCGGCGCGCCCCCGGGCTATGTCGGCTACGACGAGGGCGGCGACCTTACCGAGAAGATACGGCGTCGTCCGTATTCGGTGGTGCTCTTCGACGAGATAGAGAAGGCGCATCCGGATATCTTCAACATATTGCTGCAGGTGCTCGAAGAAGGGCAGCTTACCGATAACCTCGGGCATAAGGTCGACTTCAGCAACACCATCATCATCATGACGAGCAATGTCGGCGCGCGCGATATGGTCAAGGGCGCGAGCTTCGGTTTCAGCAAAGAGGATGCGGTCCGTTCATTTGCCGATATCAAGAACATCGCCATGGACGAAGTGAAGCAGGTGTTCAATCCCGAATTCCTCAACCGTGTTGACGAAGTGGTCGTGTTCCATGCGCTTGAACGCGAGCACATCAAGATGATAATCGACATCATGCTTGCCGAGATCTCCGCTGCGCTTACGGGGAGGAGCATCACCATAGGGCTTACGGATGCGGCGAAAGAGCATATCATCAATGCCGGATACGAGAAGAAGTACGGCGCGCGTTCGCTCAGGAGAACGCTCCAGCGCGAGCTTGAGGATAATATCTCGAGCGAGATACTCCGCGGTTCCATCAAAGAGGGCGATCATATCGTCGTGGGCGCCACCGAGAACGCGCTCACGTTCGAAACGAAAAGCGCCACGCCTGCGCCGTTGCCGTCGGCATCATCGTCGTCACCGACGGAATAA
- a CDS encoding substrate-binding domain-containing protein, with protein sequence MNKNAERQPTPRSQILFINKCITAHNFTKEMYFFADLHSAISAEARSLGMELSYFDNNDSLRSFWREKRYRSYDGFIGIVPTRLRDEQYAWNAIERERPCVNCMMESLLPRGNFVGVDDDAAIRSLVQHLHDEGYRSMGFLCDGNVEAYALARARAFIKTLRSLGLAAAQPWISGYDVRRDIIMPPPTASSPRRAKNAPWTLYDVIASSDRPEAVVCCTDTVALDAYAFARSRGLRVPEDLAIVGINDHAPSFDARQNALKAGLTSARQQFSSIGREGVWLLHAIIRGVRPGYGQRVILAPTVILRASSLKRSVRRADAVAIENFKRETASYIDTHYAEASLSRSLARHFDIRHGYFLIKFKKMFAVNFARYVNEHRIRKALFYLTDASIPITDIAFTAGYHSYQNFTLAFKRSMHCSPSSYRDRHASIRRRDAR encoded by the coding sequence ATGAACAAGAACGCGGAACGACAACCCACACCACGGTCGCAGATACTGTTCATCAATAAGTGCATCACGGCACATAACTTCACGAAAGAGATGTATTTCTTCGCCGATCTCCACAGCGCCATCAGCGCGGAAGCGAGGTCGCTCGGCATGGAGCTGAGTTACTTCGATAATAATGACAGCCTGAGATCGTTCTGGCGGGAAAAGCGCTACCGCTCCTATGACGGCTTTATCGGCATTGTGCCGACTCGGCTGCGCGACGAACAGTATGCATGGAACGCCATCGAGCGGGAACGTCCGTGCGTGAACTGCATGATGGAATCGCTCCTGCCCCGCGGTAATTTTGTCGGTGTCGATGATGACGCGGCGATACGGTCGCTCGTTCAGCACCTTCATGACGAGGGGTATCGATCCATGGGCTTTCTCTGCGACGGGAATGTCGAAGCCTATGCGCTTGCACGCGCACGTGCGTTCATCAAGACGCTCCGATCGCTCGGGCTCGCGGCAGCACAGCCATGGATATCCGGCTACGATGTCCGTCGCGACATCATCATGCCGCCCCCGACCGCTTCATCACCGCGCCGCGCGAAGAACGCCCCGTGGACATTATACGATGTCATCGCGTCGTCCGATCGCCCCGAGGCAGTCGTCTGCTGCACCGACACCGTCGCGCTCGATGCCTATGCATTCGCCCGCTCGCGCGGTCTCCGTGTCCCGGAAGATCTGGCGATCGTCGGCATCAACGATCACGCGCCGTCATTCGATGCCCGGCAGAACGCGCTCAAGGCCGGGCTCACATCGGCACGGCAGCAGTTCTCGTCCATCGGGAGAGAAGGGGTATGGCTTCTCCATGCCATCATTCGCGGCGTCCGCCCCGGATATGGTCAGCGGGTCATACTGGCACCGACGGTGATTCTGCGGGCGTCATCGCTCAAGCGTTCGGTGCGCCGTGCGGATGCGGTCGCCATTGAGAATTTCAAGCGGGAGACCGCATCGTATATCGATACGCATTATGCGGAGGCATCGCTCTCCCGATCACTGGCACGGCATTTCGATATCCGACACGGGTATTTTCTCATAAAATTCAAGAAGATGTTCGCTGTCAACTTCGCACGATACGTGAACGAACACCGCATCCGCAAAGCGCTGTTCTATCTTACGGACGCGTCCATACCCATCACGGACATTGCGTTCACGGCGGGATATCATTCCTATCAGAATTTCACGCTTGCGTTCAAACGCTCGATGCACTGTTCCCCGTCGTCCTATCGCGACCGTCATGCATCGATACGCCGCCGTGACGCACGGTGA
- a CDS encoding DUF167 domain-containing protein has product MISLSLKVVPNARKVHIKKEGGRLKLYVNRPPLDGKANEAVIEYFSETLDVPKRAVVIVRGETSREKQLSIDIDPAAWAAFLAAIG; this is encoded by the coding sequence ATGATATCGCTTTCGCTGAAAGTGGTCCCCAATGCGCGTAAGGTGCACATCAAGAAAGAGGGCGGGCGTCTTAAGCTCTATGTGAACCGGCCGCCGCTCGACGGCAAGGCGAATGAGGCGGTCATCGAGTATTTTTCGGAAACGCTCGATGTGCCCAAACGCGCCGTCGTCATTGTGCGCGGGGAAACATCGCGCGAAAAGCAGTTGTCCATCGATATCGATCCGGCAGCATGGGCCGCTTTCCTCGCGGCGATAGGATGA
- a CDS encoding glycosyltransferase, with protein sequence MNVSVVIRCFNRIEDLTVSIGLIKRFTAHRYDIIVAFNGHLKGYSLSDDIVKSVSDVVHVGNNDSHTSGSAALLMESIPRIKPGTDYVILLEADTWMLDEALVTKYIDLLAASDAVWASSKWNDRLPTLGVDFAVCKYAFLKDNIAMFDFKLMAEEYACCYLIDRGYRYIIMDEFHPVTMTRLLHPFFHNKDRRIKDFPRARVVAYHIEDLKGGMIEKKRRANICAGRNIFPEAAFGEQELVRRNRSLHRYHRTIGWYNDMFFWYKRKRRIPMTGAHT encoded by the coding sequence ATGAACGTAAGTGTGGTCATCCGTTGTTTCAATCGCATCGAAGATCTCACCGTCTCTATCGGTCTTATCAAGCGGTTCACGGCGCATCGCTATGATATCATCGTGGCGTTCAACGGGCATCTGAAAGGGTACTCGCTCAGCGACGACATCGTCAAAAGCGTTTCGGATGTCGTCCATGTCGGGAATAATGACAGCCATACATCCGGCAGCGCGGCGCTCCTCATGGAAAGCATTCCGCGCATAAAGCCCGGTACGGACTATGTCATCCTCCTCGAGGCCGACACCTGGATGCTCGATGAGGCGCTTGTCACGAAATACATCGATCTCCTTGCCGCATCCGATGCCGTATGGGCGAGCAGTAAATGGAATGACCGCCTTCCGACGCTCGGTGTCGATTTTGCCGTCTGCAAATATGCCTTCCTGAAGGACAATATCGCGATGTTCGATTTCAAGCTCATGGCGGAGGAGTATGCCTGCTGCTATCTCATCGACAGGGGATACCGTTATATCATCATGGATGAATTCCATCCCGTCACCATGACGAGGCTCCTGCACCCGTTCTTCCATAACAAGGACAGGCGCATCAAGGATTTCCCCCGGGCGCGCGTGGTCGCGTATCATATCGAGGACCTCAAGGGAGGCATGATCGAAAAGAAACGGCGCGCGAATATCTGCGCGGGCAGGAATATTTTTCCGGAGGCAGCGTTCGGTGAACAAGAGCTTGTGAGGAGGAACCGTTCTCTTCACCGCTATCATCGGACCATCGGATGGTACAACGATATGTTCTTCTGGTACAAACGAAAGCGAAGGATACCGATGACAGGAGCACATACGTGA
- the purD gene encoding phosphoribosylamine--glycine ligase: MAKKNVLVIGSGGREHAIVHALSRSPEVGTIFCATVNAGTRLLAKNIALPVTAPFREIIAFAKENAVDLAFVGPEDPLVNGIVDAFRAQKLRIFGPDSKAAQVEGSKVFTKRLLIKHTIPTAYYSEFRDHASALAFVKANTPPYVFKADGLAAGKGVIIAMNREDGISALDTYFKEKRFGAAGETIVIEEFMEGEEASILAFTDGKDIALLAPSQDHKRVFDNDAGPNTGGMGAYAPIKLVDDALLDEVKHSIIEKSIEALAKEGITYTGVLYAGLMIKDRKARVVEFNCRLGDPETEAVLPLLENDLYELACAVCDGTLSQIKMKKPAKQAATIVIASGGYPGDYKKGIPIDGNIERTDGDIAVYHCGTKYENGKYFTNGGRVLSVTATGATLKGAIDSSYSYIRNNIRFDGMHYRTDIGKKGL, from the coding sequence ATGGCTAAAAAGAATGTATTGGTCATCGGATCGGGCGGGCGTGAGCATGCCATCGTACACGCGCTTTCGAGGTCGCCCGAGGTGGGAACGATATTCTGCGCCACCGTCAATGCCGGTACGCGCTTGCTCGCGAAGAACATTGCACTTCCGGTAACGGCGCCGTTCCGTGAGATCATCGCTTTCGCGAAGGAGAACGCCGTCGACCTTGCGTTCGTCGGCCCCGAAGACCCGCTTGTCAACGGCATCGTCGATGCGTTCCGCGCGCAGAAGCTTCGGATATTCGGGCCTGACAGCAAAGCGGCGCAGGTGGAAGGGAGCAAGGTGTTCACCAAGCGATTGCTCATCAAGCATACGATACCCACTGCATACTACAGCGAATTCCGCGACCATGCGTCCGCGCTCGCGTTCGTGAAAGCGAATACGCCGCCGTATGTGTTCAAGGCGGACGGTCTTGCCGCGGGGAAAGGCGTTATCATCGCAATGAACAGAGAGGATGGGATATCGGCACTCGATACGTATTTCAAGGAGAAACGATTCGGCGCTGCGGGCGAGACGATAGTCATCGAAGAGTTCATGGAAGGCGAGGAGGCATCGATACTCGCGTTCACCGACGGTAAAGACATCGCTCTCCTTGCCCCGTCGCAGGACCATAAGCGTGTGTTCGATAATGATGCGGGACCGAACACGGGCGGCATGGGCGCCTATGCGCCGATAAAGCTCGTTGACGATGCGCTCCTTGATGAGGTGAAACATTCTATCATAGAGAAGAGCATCGAAGCGCTTGCAAAAGAAGGGATAACCTATACCGGCGTGCTCTATGCGGGATTGATGATAAAGGACAGAAAGGCGCGCGTCGTCGAATTCAACTGCCGCCTGGGCGATCCGGAGACCGAGGCGGTGCTCCCGCTCCTTGAGAACGATCTCTATGAGCTTGCATGTGCCGTATGCGATGGAACGCTTTCGCAGATAAAAATGAAAAAACCGGCGAAGCAGGCGGCGACCATAGTCATCGCTTCGGGCGGCTATCCGGGCGATTACAAAAAAGGGATCCCCATTGACGGGAATATCGAGAGAACGGACGGCGATATTGCCGTCTACCATTGCGGGACGAAATACGAGAACGGGAAATATTTCACGAACGGCGGGCGCGTACTGTCGGTGACCGCGACCGGTGCCACGCTCAAGGGCGCCATAGACAGCTCATATTCCTACATCAGGAACAATATCCGCTTCGATGGCATGCACTATCGTACTGACATCGGCAAAAAGGGATTATGA
- a CDS encoding carbohydrate binding domain-containing protein — MRTLRVNRLSARQVTTAFLAVMISIAPASFPAGEFVTTDQSRWFPFTIPDLASEASDRSEIDLSFLNSETAGAHGFLRARGEDIVDDRGTPVRLFGVNITDYHPLMPKEYAQPAARRLRELGVNFVRLHYFDWSKAPAGILNDDLQTLNPEKLDQLDWLVFNLERNGIYVDLNLHVARGFTNLPRGWNEMGKGIDMLHEPLIRSELAYARELVSHTNPYTKLRYADDPGIAVIEINNENTALREWNRYADLADEFRKPLESLWNVWLTKRYGTTVALAKAWGEGYSAGPEIIRNGDLSAGTDEWKYEMSGGKGACEVIADASAPNGRYLRWDVSEPGSATWNHQLQQLSTPMKHGKPYTMSFSARAKSGGNRQLELSVMMQAAPWKNVAGPTVVDLTDTWKTYYVEFEVYNPDEKAVRLNLNCNNRTGTIDLAAFTCREGSPASLAENETLEARSIPLVGAAAATGKKRDFVRFLLEREMNYIERFRTLLVNELSAKQIIYCTQVTYGGGAGIVRETTLGDAIDCHAYPSHPFKTEIAGKTVWGVRNVSMTGDAFQGLTDLAYHRVAGKPYLVTEFDLNPPNDFACQEFPLVATAAAYQGWSGILDYVWYNFNAGPGTTNMKSVWHTAGHSGQVAFMPAAALMFRLGLVRKASRVVTLSVPRDAAVNMTAANTYGFNNPDWGYAGVSEAASWCAALALQLTDGDGRESASEKLAPAAASKLISDTGEIVFDRAMKGAEVLTVNAPGVRMATGSVSGKRIALGDVTMSFGTGLHRDFAQACLAALDGQPIARSKRMFLTLASRVENRNMAYTKDRSACQWGEAPVMAEPVPITLALPGNGWHVWSLDGNGCRQKELQISGTAFTARPDDATMWYLFIRD, encoded by the coding sequence ATGCGAACGCTGCGAGTGAACCGCTTATCAGCCCGACAGGTGACGACCGCTTTTCTGGCCGTCATGATATCCATCGCTCCCGCTTCATTCCCCGCCGGGGAGTTCGTCACGACAGACCAGTCGCGGTGGTTCCCCTTCACCATACCCGACCTCGCATCCGAAGCGAGCGATCGTTCCGAGATCGATCTCTCATTCCTGAACAGCGAGACGGCCGGTGCGCACGGCTTTCTCCGCGCACGTGGCGAGGATATCGTCGATGACCGCGGGACGCCGGTACGTCTTTTCGGCGTGAATATCACCGATTACCATCCGCTCATGCCGAAGGAATATGCACAACCCGCCGCACGGCGGCTGCGAGAGCTCGGCGTCAACTTCGTCCGGCTGCACTACTTCGACTGGTCGAAGGCCCCCGCCGGCATACTGAACGATGATCTGCAGACGCTCAATCCCGAGAAGCTCGATCAGCTTGACTGGCTCGTTTTCAATCTCGAGCGAAACGGCATCTACGTCGACCTCAATCTCCATGTTGCCCGCGGGTTCACGAACCTGCCGCGCGGCTGGAACGAGATGGGCAAGGGTATCGACATGCTCCATGAACCGCTCATACGCTCGGAGCTCGCCTACGCGCGTGAGCTCGTATCGCATACGAACCCGTACACGAAACTGCGCTATGCGGACGACCCCGGCATCGCCGTGATCGAGATCAACAATGAGAACACCGCGCTCAGGGAATGGAACCGCTATGCCGACCTCGCGGATGAATTCCGCAAACCGTTGGAATCGCTCTGGAACGTCTGGCTCACGAAGAGATACGGTACGACGGTGGCGCTTGCAAAGGCGTGGGGCGAGGGATATTCCGCCGGACCGGAGATCATCCGCAACGGCGATCTCTCTGCCGGCACGGACGAGTGGAAATACGAGATGAGCGGCGGGAAGGGCGCCTGTGAGGTGATCGCAGATGCGTCCGCACCGAACGGGCGATATCTCCGCTGGGATGTCAGCGAACCGGGAAGCGCGACCTGGAACCATCAGCTGCAGCAGCTGTCAACGCCGATGAAGCACGGGAAACCCTATACCATGAGCTTCAGCGCACGCGCCAAAAGCGGCGGGAACCGGCAGCTCGAATTGAGCGTGATGATGCAGGCGGCTCCCTGGAAGAACGTTGCCGGCCCCACCGTCGTCGATCTTACCGATACCTGGAAGACCTACTATGTCGAATTTGAGGTATACAATCCCGATGAGAAGGCCGTGCGTTTGAACCTCAATTGCAATAATCGTACGGGCACCATCGATCTAGCTGCATTCACCTGCCGCGAGGGTTCACCTGCTTCGCTTGCGGAGAACGAAACGCTCGAAGCACGATCCATACCGCTCGTCGGCGCCGCGGCAGCGACCGGAAAAAAACGCGACTTCGTGCGATTTCTCCTCGAGCGTGAAATGAATTACATCGAACGCTTCCGTACGCTCCTGGTCAATGAACTTTCCGCGAAACAGATCATCTATTGTACCCAGGTGACGTACGGCGGCGGCGCAGGCATCGTCCGCGAGACGACGCTCGGCGACGCCATCGACTGTCACGCCTATCCTTCGCATCCGTTCAAGACGGAGATCGCCGGGAAAACGGTATGGGGCGTACGCAATGTCTCCATGACGGGTGATGCGTTCCAGGGGCTGACCGATCTCGCGTATCATCGTGTCGCCGGCAAGCCGTATCTCGTCACCGAATTCGACTTGAACCCGCCCAACGATTTCGCCTGTCAGGAATTCCCGCTCGTCGCGACGGCGGCAGCCTATCAGGGATGGAGCGGCATTCTCGACTATGTCTGGTACAATTTTAACGCCGGCCCGGGGACGACGAACATGAAGTCGGTATGGCATACCGCAGGGCACAGCGGTCAGGTGGCGTTCATGCCGGCAGCGGCGCTCATGTTCCGGCTGGGCCTAGTCCGTAAGGCATCGCGCGTCGTCACGCTGTCGGTACCGCGGGATGCAGCGGTCAACATGACCGCAGCGAATACCTACGGTTTCAATAATCCCGACTGGGGATATGCCGGCGTGAGCGAAGCCGCGTCGTGGTGCGCCGCGCTCGCATTGCAATTGACCGACGGCGACGGCCGCGAGAGCGCCTCAGAAAAGCTTGCACCCGCCGCCGCATCGAAACTGATCAGCGATACCGGTGAGATCGTCTTCGATCGCGCAATGAAGGGTGCGGAAGTCCTTACCGTCAACGCCCCCGGCGTCCGCATGGCCACCGGCAGCGTTTCCGGAAAGCGGATAGCGCTCGGTGATGTGACGATGAGTTTCGGTACGGGGCTTCATCGCGATTTCGCACAGGCGTGTCTCGCCGCACTTGACGGACAGCCGATCGCACGGTCGAAACGGATGTTCCTCACGCTCGCCTCGCGCGTGGAGAACAGGAACATGGCGTACACCAAGGACCGTTCCGCCTGTCAGTGGGGAGAAGCGCCTGTCATGGCTGAGCCGGTACCCATAACGCTTGCCCTGCCCGGGAATGGATGGCATGTATGGTCGCTCGATGGGAACGGCTGCCGGCAGAAAGAACTGCAGATATCGGGAACAGCGTTCACTGCGCGCCCCGACGATGCGACGATGTGGTATCTGTTCATAAGGGATTGA
- a CDS encoding AraC family transcriptional regulator, with translation MDNSAAAIISCDEASYPPGHSFRRAAGFPHYTLGCLLAGKARKQTACAAYSYSGAAFMLTPPRTPYDFHAPVAHRELWFIFSAKPEWRPLLRWGMDTAGGEKPFVPGSGQRAARAIIIRHFREAIAHFRSPLPYAPRMAELSFEQALICLSNLAGRHGAIDGRIERVISRLRGAPSRRWDILSMAAVAGLSPSRFSHLFYREVGIAPAKFLEQTRFELAKSLLLSTERSIQEIAAAAGFHDPLHFSSRFRSIVGSSPSQFRRRG, from the coding sequence ATGGATAATTCTGCTGCCGCGATAATATCATGCGATGAGGCATCATATCCGCCGGGGCACAGCTTTCGCCGCGCCGCCGGTTTCCCGCACTATACCCTCGGATGTCTTCTTGCCGGCAAAGCTCGTAAGCAGACGGCCTGTGCGGCGTATTCGTATTCGGGCGCTGCGTTCATGCTCACCCCGCCGAGGACCCCGTACGACTTTCATGCGCCCGTCGCGCATCGTGAACTCTGGTTCATTTTCAGCGCAAAGCCGGAATGGCGTCCCCTCCTGCGATGGGGCATGGATACGGCGGGGGGTGAAAAACCGTTCGTTCCCGGCAGCGGACAGCGAGCAGCGCGTGCCATTATCATTCGACATTTCCGGGAGGCGATCGCTCATTTCCGTTCGCCGCTGCCGTACGCACCGCGCATGGCGGAGCTGTCTTTCGAGCAGGCGCTCATCTGTCTTTCGAACCTCGCGGGCAGACACGGAGCGATCGATGGCCGCATCGAACGGGTCATCAGCCGTCTGCGTGGCGCACCGTCACGGCGATGGGACATCCTATCGATGGCGGCCGTTGCCGGGTTGTCACCGTCGCGTTTTTCGCATCTGTTCTATCGCGAGGTCGGCATTGCCCCGGCGAAATTCCTTGAGCAGACACGCTTTGAACTGGCGAAATCACTTCTCCTGTCGACGGAAAGATCCATACAGGAGATCGCCGCCGCCGCCGGATTTCATGACCCGCTCCATTTCTCATCGCGCTTCCGAAGCATCGTCGGCAGCAGCCCTTCGCAATTCCGCAGAAGGGGCTGA